TCTTCCTTTTTAAGAAGATCAGGAGTAAGGTTTTTAGCATTTTTTACATCCGGAATTTCGATAATTTCAAAATTCCAGTGTTTAGGGAGGCGTTTCAGATAGTAACTGATTAATGACGTGATTTCTTTATCATCAGTTTTTCCGATACAAAGCAAATTGATCTGCATTTCCTGGCTTTAAATATTTACGGGGACAAAGATATTCATAAATTAAAGAAAGACATAATTCACAGTGTTTTTAAACGTTTTCAAATTTAAAAATCATTACTTTTGTTAGAACACCAATCCGATGCAAGTAAAAATCCTTTCTTGTCTGCTTTTTTGTTTTTCATCAGTTTCTTACGCTCAGGAAATTGGTGAAACCCGGGATGAAAAATATCTAGAAGAAGATAAAAAGAAAGTTTCGGTGGTGACAGGATTGAGCTACATTCACAATATTTTCGGATTGTTATATCAGGATAAAATTTTTCGATTAAGGCCCAATGACGCATTTTACACCGAATTTTTCTTACGCTATAGATGGCTGGATGTGAGTTTTTCATTGGCTCCGAAACTCACAAGAATCAATAATGATGACCCGGAAAAAGGAAAATCAAAATACTTTAATGTAGGATTTACTTTTTTTGTGAGTCCGAAACTCCGGCAATATGTTTATTTTAGTCAGGTAAAAGGATTGTATTTTCAGGATACCAAAGAATTTATGCGCCTGATTTACGGTGATGCTTATAATGAGGAAGGATATCTGCAGTTTCCTGATGCTAAATACAGATCTTTTAAAGGAGAAACAAGTTATTTGCTACTGGGAAATAAAAACGATTACAGAAGTTTTAACAATATGACGTATGAGCCACTGAAAGACGTTTTTATTGTAAGTACAGGTCTGTTTTATCAGTATAATATTCTCAGTGACTTTAACAAAACAATTTATCAGGGTGAAATCTTTAATGAAAGTGGTGACAATTCTCCTTCAAAAGATTTCAGAATTGCTTTAAGATCGGGTGGAGGAGTACAGAAGAAAATTGAAGGGAATTGGTATGCAATATTGGAGGCTTATCCTGAATTTTATTATTCGAAACTAATTGGTGAAGACTTTCATGATTTTAATGTAGGGCTTTACTCTAATGCGAGAATGGGGTATGACAATGGAAAATGGTTTTTCGGAGGAGGATTTCAACTGAACTGGATCAACAGTTCTAATGAGAATTTTTACTCAACAACACAATGGTTGTTTCGGATGGGAATTGGTTTCCGGTTTAATTCCCCTACATTTGTAAACAGAAACTTTGATAAAATAGATCATATTTTAAAATAGAACATGGGTATAAAACTTCCTAGATTTATCTTGAAGATTCAAGAGTTTTTTGATGGTATTCATATTCCTGTTTTGGGAATATCGCTTTGGCAGATGTTTCAGATCTATATTTCAGGTATTTTTAAAGGAAAAATAGGCAGAAAAGCAGCGGCAATTTCCTGGAGCTTTACCATAAGTTTGTTTCCTTTTCTTCTTTTCCTGCTTTCCGTATTGCCTTATATGCCGCATTATGACAAGCTTCAGTTTTATATTTTTGAAGTTTTAATGCATAATGTTTTCCCATCCAATATGGAAGGAGATGTAAGAGGGTATATAGAAACCAATATTATTCCCAATATGAAAGGGATCAGCAATCTTACGATTATTCTGGCTTTGGTTTTTGCTACAAATGGTACTTTCTCATTAATTAATGGCTTTAATGAAAATTCTGAAGAAAAACTGACAGATGTAAAAGAATTTATTCTTTCTTTTTTCATTACCATCGGGTTTATTTCCATTGTATTTCTGACGCTTTTCGGAGTATACTATGTAGAGGTTGTTATGAAACTTTTTACACCGTCTTATGACATTTCATGGCTGGTGGATAACCTTTCAAAGATCATTGGATTCGTTTCATTTCCTTTGTTTTATTTTATCCTTTTAGCTTTATTTTACTGGTTGGGTACCGTGAAGATTATAAGATTCAGACAGGCGATTCCCGGAGCGATTCTGACGACAGTTTTATTTGTCCTTACAACCTATATTTTTGCCATTTATGTGAAAGATATTGCAAGGTATAACGTTTTATACGGCTCTATCGGAAGTATGATTCTTCTGATGGTTTGGGTAAATGTAAATGTATACCTGCTTCTATTCGGAAATGAGCTCAATATGGCCATAAGAAAATTAAGGCTTGAAAAATTACTTTCCGATGAACTTCAAAAAGAAGCTTTGGTGTATAAGGCTGCAGTTAAAGAACCTGATCTGGAAAGTGATGAAGAACATACCAGAAAATTAAATCAGGAAAACGATTCTAAAGCTTAAGATTACGTTAAAAAGTTTTTCTGATTTTTAGTCTTCTGAAAATTTCTTAGAGCTTATTTTCAAAATCATATATCCTAAAAAAGCAGATAAAAAAGAAGCCACCAATATGGC
Above is a genomic segment from Chryseobacterium geocarposphaerae containing:
- a CDS encoding YihY/virulence factor BrkB family protein; this translates as MGIKLPRFILKIQEFFDGIHIPVLGISLWQMFQIYISGIFKGKIGRKAAAISWSFTISLFPFLLFLLSVLPYMPHYDKLQFYIFEVLMHNVFPSNMEGDVRGYIETNIIPNMKGISNLTIILALVFATNGTFSLINGFNENSEEKLTDVKEFILSFFITIGFISIVFLTLFGVYYVEVVMKLFTPSYDISWLVDNLSKIIGFVSFPLFYFILLALFYWLGTVKIIRFRQAIPGAILTTVLFVLTTYIFAIYVKDIARYNVLYGSIGSMILLMVWVNVNVYLLLFGNELNMAIRKLRLEKLLSDELQKEALVYKAAVKEPDLESDEEHTRKLNQENDSKA
- a CDS encoding DUF4421 family protein, coding for MQVKILSCLLFCFSSVSYAQEIGETRDEKYLEEDKKKVSVVTGLSYIHNIFGLLYQDKIFRLRPNDAFYTEFFLRYRWLDVSFSLAPKLTRINNDDPEKGKSKYFNVGFTFFVSPKLRQYVYFSQVKGLYFQDTKEFMRLIYGDAYNEEGYLQFPDAKYRSFKGETSYLLLGNKNDYRSFNNMTYEPLKDVFIVSTGLFYQYNILSDFNKTIYQGEIFNESGDNSPSKDFRIALRSGGGVQKKIEGNWYAILEAYPEFYYSKLIGEDFHDFNVGLYSNARMGYDNGKWFFGGGFQLNWINSSNENFYSTTQWLFRMGIGFRFNSPTFVNRNFDKIDHILK